The following are from one region of the Halomonas qaidamensis genome:
- the serA gene encoding phosphoglycerate dehydrogenase, with translation MAKTSLDKSKIKILLLEGVHQSAVDNFHNAGYENIEHLPTSLDEASLIEKIRDVHFIGIRSRTQLNERVFEAAEKLVGVGCFCIGTNQVDLTAALKRGIAVFNAPYSNTRSVAELVLAEAIMLLRGIPEKNARAHQGGWLKSAKNSHEARGKTLGIVGYGSIGAQLSVLAESLGFNVIFYDVITKLGMGNASQVASLEQLLQRSDVVSLHVPDLQSTRWMIGEKEIAAMKQGAILINAARGSVVEIEPLADAIKAGKLNGAAIDVFPVEPKGNDEEFQSPLRGLENVILTPHIGGSTLEAQENIGIEVAEKLITYSDNGTTVTSVNFPEVALPAHPDKHRLLHIHDNVPGVLSQINRVLSENGINISGQYLQTNDKVGYVVIDVDKAYGPQALEALKQVDHTLKIRVLYSAHNS, from the coding sequence ATGGCCAAAACGTCCCTGGACAAGAGCAAGATCAAGATCCTGCTGCTCGAGGGCGTCCACCAAAGCGCGGTGGACAATTTTCACAACGCAGGTTACGAAAACATCGAGCACCTGCCGACCTCGCTAGATGAGGCGTCGCTGATCGAAAAGATTCGCGATGTTCACTTTATCGGCATTCGCTCACGTACGCAGCTCAATGAGCGCGTATTTGAAGCGGCAGAAAAGCTGGTGGGCGTTGGCTGTTTCTGTATCGGAACAAACCAGGTTGATTTGACGGCAGCCCTTAAGCGTGGCATCGCGGTATTTAACGCGCCGTACTCGAATACTCGTTCGGTTGCAGAGCTGGTGCTGGCAGAAGCCATTATGTTGCTGCGGGGTATTCCCGAAAAGAACGCTCGCGCCCATCAAGGCGGCTGGCTGAAATCGGCGAAAAACTCTCACGAGGCGCGGGGCAAAACCCTGGGGATCGTAGGCTACGGTAGCATTGGCGCGCAGCTCTCAGTATTGGCTGAATCGCTTGGCTTTAATGTCATTTTCTATGATGTGATCACTAAGCTTGGCATGGGTAATGCCAGTCAGGTAGCGAGTCTTGAACAGCTGCTACAGCGCTCAGACGTGGTCAGCTTGCATGTGCCTGACTTGCAGTCCACCCGCTGGATGATTGGCGAGAAAGAGATTGCGGCGATGAAGCAGGGCGCGATCTTGATTAATGCCGCCCGTGGTAGCGTTGTTGAGATTGAGCCACTGGCAGACGCGATTAAAGCAGGCAAGCTGAATGGCGCTGCGATTGATGTTTTCCCAGTAGAGCCGAAAGGCAATGATGAAGAGTTCCAGAGCCCGCTGCGCGGCCTGGAAAATGTGATTCTGACACCGCATATCGGTGGTTCTACCCTGGAAGCTCAGGAGAACATCGGTATTGAAGTGGCTGAAAAGCTCATCACCTATTCAGACAACGGCACCACGGTTACTTCTGTTAACTTCCCAGAAGTTGCGCTGCCTGCTCACCCGGATAAGCATCGCTTGCTGCATATTCATGACAACGTGCCCGGCGTGCTATCGCAGATTAACCGCGTATTGTCTGAAAATGGCATCAATATTTCAGGCCAGTACCTGCAAACCAACGATAAAGTGGGCTACGTGGTCATTGATGTTGATAAGGCCTATGGCCCTCAAGCCCTAGAAGCGTTGAAACAAGTAGATCACACGCTAAAAATTCGCGTGCTGTACTCGGCGCATAACAGCTAG
- a CDS encoding pirin family protein encodes MHIRRSNERGYADHGWLRSYHTFSFANYRDPNYMGFRALRVINEDRVTPGNGFGAHPHRDMEIISYVLEGEMEHRDNMGNGEVMRPGDVQRMSAGTGVLHSEFNHSKENGLHFLQIWIEPAKRGIAPSYEQKAFPATERQGQWRLVVSQQGREGSVSVNQDVNLYAGLFDAGEQVDAPATRYAWLHVVKGTVDINGETLSTGDAAAFQPGETFSVTGKQPAEVLLFDLA; translated from the coding sequence ATGCACATCCGCCGTTCTAACGAGCGCGGTTATGCCGACCACGGCTGGCTGCGTTCATACCATACTTTCTCGTTCGCCAATTATAGGGACCCTAACTATATGGGGTTCCGAGCGCTGCGGGTGATCAACGAAGACCGGGTAACGCCGGGTAACGGTTTTGGCGCCCATCCTCACCGGGATATGGAAATTATCTCCTATGTGCTGGAAGGGGAAATGGAGCATCGCGACAATATGGGTAACGGCGAAGTCATGCGGCCAGGCGATGTACAGCGCATGTCCGCAGGTACTGGCGTGCTGCATAGCGAGTTTAACCACTCAAAAGAGAACGGCCTGCACTTCCTGCAAATCTGGATTGAGCCTGCCAAGCGCGGCATTGCCCCTAGTTATGAGCAGAAAGCCTTTCCAGCCACTGAACGCCAAGGACAGTGGCGCCTAGTGGTTTCTCAACAGGGTCGCGAAGGGTCGGTAAGCGTTAACCAGGACGTTAACCTTTACGCGGGGTTGTTCGACGCGGGCGAACAAGTGGATGCCCCCGCTACGCGCTATGCGTGGTTGCATGTGGTGAAAGGCACGGTAGATATTAACGGTGAAACGCTAAGCACTGGTGACGCTGCTGCGTTTCAACCGGGTGAAACGTTCAGCGTGACCGGCAAGCAGCCCGCCGAAGTGCTGCTGTTTGACTTAGCTTAA
- the trhO gene encoding oxygen-dependent tRNA uridine(34) hydroxylase TrhO: MTETTQMPPIVVAALYKFVTLNDFEALREPLRQVMVDNDVKGTLLLAKEGINGTVAGTRDGIDALLAWLTADPRLSDIDHKESYCDETPFYRTKVKLKKEIVTLGVPDIDPNDTVGTYVEPEDWNAVISDPEVLVIDTRNDYEVAIGSFERAIDPKTTTFREFPEYVREHYNPEQHKKVAMFCTGGIRCEKASSFMLKEGFEEVYHLKGGVLNYLEKVPEEQSLWRGECFVFDNRVTVRHDLSEGEHEQCHACRMPISLDDMQSSAYEPGISCPHCIDTLPEKTRAAARERQRQIELAKARGEPHPLGYNHRKGSRANT; the protein is encoded by the coding sequence ATGACGGAAACCACCCAAATGCCGCCCATTGTGGTCGCGGCGCTGTATAAATTTGTTACGCTGAACGACTTCGAAGCGCTGCGTGAGCCGCTGCGTCAAGTGATGGTCGATAACGATGTTAAGGGCACACTGCTGCTGGCTAAAGAAGGCATAAACGGTACCGTAGCCGGCACCCGCGATGGCATTGACGCCCTGCTGGCCTGGCTGACCGCCGATCCTCGCTTAAGCGATATCGACCACAAAGAGTCCTACTGCGACGAAACGCCGTTCTACCGCACGAAGGTGAAGTTGAAGAAAGAGATCGTCACCCTGGGCGTGCCAGATATTGACCCCAACGATACCGTGGGTACCTACGTTGAACCAGAAGATTGGAACGCCGTGATCTCTGACCCGGAGGTGCTGGTCATTGACACTCGTAACGATTACGAGGTGGCGATTGGTAGCTTTGAGCGGGCAATTGACCCGAAAACGACTACCTTCCGTGAGTTTCCTGAATACGTGCGCGAGCACTACAACCCGGAACAGCACAAGAAAGTCGCCATGTTCTGCACCGGCGGTATCCGCTGTGAAAAGGCTTCCAGCTTTATGCTGAAAGAGGGCTTTGAAGAGGTCTATCACCTAAAAGGTGGCGTGCTGAACTACCTCGAAAAAGTGCCGGAAGAGCAGTCGCTATGGCGCGGTGAATGTTTCGTGTTTGATAACCGGGTCACCGTGCGCCACGACCTCAGCGAAGGTGAGCATGAGCAGTGTCACGCTTGCCGTATGCCCATCTCGCTTGATGATATGCAGTCGTCGGCCTACGAGCCGGGCATCAGCTGCCCTCACTGCATCGACACCCTCCCCGAGAAAACCCGTGCTGCCGCCCGCGAGCGTCAACGCCAAATCGAACTGGCTAAGGCCCGTGGCGAACCTCATCCTCTAGGCTATAACCATCGCAAAGGCAGCCGCGCAAACACGTAA
- a CDS encoding enoyl-CoA hydratase has translation MSASSDTPLASSDLLQRTDYQGVTTLTLNQPERFNALSEEMLAALQGALDDIAQDDKVRCVVLAANGKAFCAGHDLKQMRANPEKAYYQALFARCGAVMQAIVNLPVPVIAKVQGIATAAGCQLVASCDLAVAASSARFAVSGINVGLFCSTPAVALSRNVSRKRAMEMLLTGEFISASQAADWGLINRVAEEGELDRTVEALTASICAKSAVAVRTGKAMFARQLAMPLEEAYAFAGETMACNMLADDVAEGIDAFIEKRPPQWRHR, from the coding sequence ATGTCTGCCTCTTCAGATACGCCACTGGCGTCTTCAGATCTGCTGCAACGCACTGACTATCAAGGGGTAACGACCCTTACGTTAAACCAGCCTGAACGCTTTAATGCACTTTCTGAGGAGATGTTGGCGGCGCTGCAAGGTGCGTTAGATGACATTGCCCAGGATGATAAGGTGCGCTGCGTGGTGTTGGCCGCGAACGGCAAGGCATTTTGCGCAGGGCATGATTTAAAGCAGATGCGTGCGAACCCTGAAAAAGCTTACTACCAGGCGCTGTTTGCTCGCTGCGGCGCGGTGATGCAGGCCATTGTTAACTTGCCTGTTCCTGTGATTGCTAAAGTTCAGGGCATTGCGACAGCCGCTGGCTGCCAGCTCGTCGCTAGCTGCGATTTGGCTGTAGCGGCTAGCAGTGCTCGATTTGCCGTGTCAGGGATTAATGTGGGGCTTTTCTGTTCGACACCTGCAGTAGCGCTGTCGCGCAATGTATCGCGAAAGCGAGCTATGGAAATGCTCCTGACTGGGGAGTTTATCAGTGCCTCCCAGGCCGCGGACTGGGGACTTATAAATCGCGTTGCCGAAGAGGGCGAGCTTGATCGTACCGTGGAAGCGCTTACTGCGAGTATTTGTGCCAAAAGCGCAGTGGCGGTACGCACTGGGAAGGCGATGTTCGCCCGTCAGCTAGCCATGCCGTTAGAGGAAGCCTACGCTTTTGCTGGCGAAACCATGGCGTGCAATATGCTGGCAGACGATGTGGCCGAAGGAATCGATGCCTTTATCGAAAAGCGCCCACCCCAGTGGCGTCATCGCTAA